TTTAAAGAGCAACTCCGAGAATGATCAAGATGCAGAAGATTTGGGTACCCTGATTCAAAAAGTGAAAGGGATCCGGATTTTGAGTTCAGAGGAGGTCAATGGGCAGGCATTATATAATGAGGCAATGAGTACTTTGACCAATAATAAATACGAGGAATTAATGGATGTTCAGGATAAAGGCTCCAGTCTCAAATTTATGGTAAGGGAAGAGGGCGGCTTGGTTCGTGAATTATTGATGTTGTCCGGTGACAAGGGAGGTCAATTCACTTTACTCTCTATGCTGGGAGCTTTTACCTATGAGGATTTAAATTTGCTAGCAGAAAAAACTGACATCCCTGGAATGGACTCTTATAATAAAGGATCTAAAGAAAATAACTAATAGAAAACTAAACCTTATTACACATGAAACGAATTATTTTAACCTTGATGCTGATTGGAACAGTGATGGCTGTTCAAGCCCAAAGTAAAAGCGTGAAAGCCCTTTATGAAAAATATAAAGGAGATGATGACTTTTTCCACCTGGAGTTAGGAGGTAACTTTATGAACTTCGCTGAAGGCTTTAAAATAGATATGGACAAGAATGATATGGCGACGGTAGCCAAGTCTGTGGAGAAATTAAACTTTTTCACCCTTCCAGATAATATTGATCAGGACCGGGCGGAATTCAAAGCACTCCAAAAAGGTCTTGAAAGAGAACGATATGAATTGTTGATGGAAGCCGCAGAAGGAAAAGGTGGAGTATTGGTCTATTCAAAAGGGAATAAGACCATTTCTGATCTAGTCGTTTTAGTAGGCGGAGATGAAGGTGATTTAATGGTGGTAGAGCTAAAAGGAGAATTTGATTCCGAGACGGTGGCAAGAGCTACCAGTAAAGGAATACATTAATAGTATTTAAGTATTGTATAAGGAGAGCTGTCGTGAAAATGATGGCTCTTTTTTTTGTCAAGGAATTATGGTGAGGAATACTATGGGATTTAAGTCTAAAAATGATTCTGAAATATTAGAATTATAGTCATAAAGCTTTAGTTTTTAAGTGCTTCAAAACTTTTTTAAAAATTTTTTTTACCAAATAACTATTTTTTTTCTGAGGAATATTGAAATTCATGTCGTTACATCATTTTGGATTTTAGGTAAAAATATAAATAAAATTCTGTTGAACTGGCAAAATTCAAAATGAAACGAGTTTCGCAATCGATAGCGAAAGAAAAATGTATTATCGTTAACAAATCATTATAATTCTTAAGGAATCATTAATGAAAAGTATTTTTTGTTGAAACATTTGCAAAATAGATTCCGTTAGCTACCTTTGTAGAGTAAACAATGTCCGGACAAGATCTAGACGACCCTGTAACCCCAAAATATCCCCCCTAGATGGAACGGCCATCCAGAGGTTACACATAAGAATCTAAAAACCTATTAAACCAATTATTAATATGAAAAAATTATTCTCTTTGCTTTTTGCTGCGGGGATCGCAACAGGAGCATTTGCAACTGATCAAGACAAAGTTGTCAACATCAGACAAACTGAAGCTAAAAAGGTAGCAGTAACTTATGCTGCTGTACCACAAGGTACTGTGATTGTTAAAATTACTGATTCTCAAGATAGATTGGTAATGAGAGACAAAATCAACAAAGAAGAAGCTTTCGCTAAAAGATATGACTTGAACGCTCTTCCTGAAGGCACTTATGAAGTTGAGGTATTGGATGAATCTGGTGTAATAAGAACTGCATCTTTCGATACATTCGTAGCTGAAACTCCAGAAGTATTCTCTAGAGTGACTAAAATGGGTGAAAACAAGTACAGATTATTGGTAAGTAACCTTGAAGCGAAAGAAGTGTCGGTTTCTATTTTCGATGGTGATCAATTGATCCACTCCGAAAGAATCGATAATCCTCAAGGTCTTCACAAGATTTTTGATATCGCTAAACCAAATGGAAACATCACTTTCAAAGTTTATACTGATGGCGGTTTCGAATCTTACGTAACAAGCCGTTATTAATTAACCAGCTATTATTTATCGAATCCCGTTCTTGAAAAGGAACGGGATTTTTTTTGTTAGAGGCAAAGAAGTTTATTAAGACGAATCCGTATGCTATTGCCAGTAATATCCTATGGAAATAGAATGCTCTTATCCTTAGGGCTTATTAGAATTTGTTTTAAGACAAAGTACAAATTCCCTTACCATAGATAGTAGTTCTTCCAAAAGGTTTCAATTATGGAGGCTTGCGCCTAATCAACAAACATTTCAAAGGAGCGAATTGTGAATTATGAAGTGCAAAAAAAAAAGCCCTGAGATTCGTCTCAGAGCTTTTTTTGAATTCTTGTGGTTTACTTCTTCCAGCTTACTTTTCCTCCTTTTGCAGAGTCAACAGTAATAGAGTAATTAGATCCTGAAGAAACAATCCACTTAACTTTTACTGCAGTCATTCCAGGGATATTTGCTACTTCAATCTTTTCAGGATTTCTTTTTTGTTCACTGAATTTCTTGAAGTCCTCATCTTCTACTACAAAGCCGGCCACTACTTTTGCCCCGGAAATACTCACATAATCTGGTCTCTCGATTTTATACTTTAAATCCTGACTAGCATGGGTCGGCATCAATCTTTCATTGAAGATGGTTGCTGTGATGGATTTTAATCCTCCTCCTAAGTCTTCTTCCTTCACATCCATAATCGAAAGTTTTGGCGTATGATAGGCATGATAAATAGTGAAAGCTGCATTTCTATGAGCATCTTGCTCCAATAAGAAGCCTGGATGTGCTCTTCCAAATGTCTTTTTGAATCCGCCTATTTCCACAGTGCCGAATTGAGGATGTTCATATTCATGCCACATCACAAATGCATCCCCCATGGTCAGCAATTGATCTACTTCAAACATTTCGTCTTGATTTCCTCTTCCAGAACCTTCTTTATGGAAATACAAATAAGAAGTCATTAATTCATTAGAATAGGTGAATACGCCTCTTGTCCCATAAAACCAGTCCAATTCTCCTCCAAAAACTGAATAGAGGTCTTTATAGACAGTCAAATAACGGTAACCAGGAATCATTTCCTCTCCTTTAGAAGCGATGGCATCATAAATGCGGATATCATCTCTGTTGTATGTGCTGACATCTTCCTCCGCGCCTGGGCCTCTTAAAATCATCCCCCCACTGTTGTGAAAGCTTTGAGCACCGGCAATGTTGGGGTGCTTCATCACAAACTCCATAATATTTCTGTTTTCAGGCAAGGAAAATGGATATCTCAAAGCCCCTCTTTGAATATAGTCTGGCTGCCAATTCCATCCCCAATCTCTGTTTGGGTCATAATACCCAACTCCGTCATCATTGACTCTACCATCTCCATCACCATCTGTACCTTCCTGTCCTAGTATTTCGTATTCACCGACTTTATCTGCACCCACCATGATCAATTTTCTTGGATCTTGGGGATCTTTGATATATCTGCCAGTAGGTGATTTTCGTATCATCATCGTAATATGTCCATCCCCATCTAAGTCATCCATCCCATCTTCACCTTTGAGTCCGTCCCCGTCATTATCCAAAACCATCATTCCAGATCGTGGAGAATTGGCGGTGTTGGGCTGATTGAAGAAATCGTTTCTTGCATCAGGATTGATTGTTGGGGTGATGTAAAAGGTTTTGTCCTTTAATAGTTGTTGGATGAATTCATTATCTGCATGCATTTCGGTCAAATACCAAGCAGCGTACAAAGCAAATTCCCCACCCTGAATTTCATTAGAGTGAATGTTACCATCGATCCACATACCTGGCTTGTCTGTATCAGGACCCGTGGAGAAATCAGTGATGGTTAAGGTCATCATATCTCTACCTTCGTAGGATTTTCCGATGGATTCTATCTTTGCGATATCGGGATGGGCTGCTGCAATTTTTTTCATATTGTCCACAAGCCCTTCGTAGGTGTAATAACGATTAAATGCTATTTCAACTTTTGGCATGTATGGAGTACCCACTGCTTGGAAGAATTTTTCCTGAGCATTGGCGTCGATAGTAGTTAGACTCAAAGCACTAAAAGCCAGCCCAACGATTAATTTTGTTGTTTTCATGATTTTTAGATGTTAGAGTTTAAAAGTTGCATTCACAAAACCTACATGAGAAGCTCCTGCTTTCACAGGTATTTCTCCTTTACCTTTTACAATCCAGCTAAGTTCTACCTTCTCATATGCTCCAATCACATCAATTAACTCGATTTTGTTTCCGGAAATAATTCTATCAGCTGGAAGGTTCATATCTACTCTAACCTTTCTTAACCATCTGGAGCGCTCTCCCATTTGAGAATGTGTCGGAATAGGAGAGTTGTTAAATAAATCCACAGTAATTCTCGTTAAACCATTTCCTAATCCCTCAATCTTGAGATTATGCATTTCCAGTTTAGGCTGCATTTCTGCAAGCTTTAAAATAAAATCCGTGTGTTCATCGGCTATCTCTCCTACTTTTTCAAATGGAGGATTGACCATGACAAATGGGTTAATTCCACCTACTTCTACTTTTTTGCCTGGAAAATCAGGATGATTGATTTCTTTCCAAGGAGTGTAAACACCTTCCCATCCCAAAGAATCAGCCCATGCCAGATAATTGGCTTCTGCATTTGTTTTTCCTTTAAATTCTGGAGTCCAATATCCCGGCGTTCCAAAACTTAATCTTCCAAAGTGAAAATAAGCCCATTGGAAAAAATCTCCATCAGTTCCCTGGTTCGTTTGCTGAAATGGTTTACTTGAAATGGTTTCATTGTAAATAGAAGATACCATACTATTTATGGCTTGGTCTTTCTCCAGAATAGAGGTCACAATCCTTTTTCTAGCCTCGCCCGCATTATATTTTAAGGGAGAGGAAAGGTTGTTTGCAGGAGAAAATGTAACAAATGCAAAAATGTTCCATTGGTCAAACAGGTAGTCCAATAAAGCTCTGGATTCTTTTTGAGCTACAGGAATATCACCCGCAAGCGGTTCGAATACGGGGAATTTATAGGTCAAAGACTTATTGAAAGCGATTCCTTCTTCAAGGTCTTCTGCATATTTCCCATCCTTATCCTCATCTACAGATTCTTTGAATACTAAATATTTTCCAGCTTCTCCTTTAGCATGATTCGCCTTTTCCATAACACGTTCATCTTCTGAAGAAATCACATAGTCTCCCATGGGATCTTCTACACGCATCCAAGTAATCATTCCATTTCCATCTAAATCAGTGTACCCATTGTCAGCAGGAACACCGTCTCTATCATGGTCTACTGTAACTGCATTTCCCCGTCTTTCATACTTCAATGCCGCATGATATTGCTCATAGGCATCTGGTGACATGTTTGGAAAAATATAGAAAGTAGTATTTTCCAATGCAGCAGCATTTTCTGACACTAATTTCTCAGCGAATTGCAAGGCGAGCTCAACACTAAGTACATGATAGCCTTCCACTCCTCCGACTACTGCAATAGCAGGTTTTTCATCTACTTGACCGGTCCCTATTTTTAACGCCCAAATATCTTTTCCTCCTTCCGTCTTGGTGAGAGAGGTTAGTTCGGCCGATGCATTGGAGCTAATCTGTTGTAGCCTTTGGTTTACTTGAGAAAGTGTGGGGTAATCAGATTGCGCAAAACCATGCATTGACCAACCCAAGCTTCCTAAAAGTAAGCCTGTTAGTAGTAATTTTCTCATAAATTGTTTGGGTTTTAAATTTCATTGGTATCCAGGAGAAGCTCCTGATCTTCCTTTAAATTTTATAAATTTTACAGATAATTTAGGTAGTACTTTTTCCGAATGCTTAAATCACGCATAAGTGGGCATTGCTCGGGATAAGTGGATAAGATAAAAAACTATGTTGTACAGATCGGGATTTTTCGCTTATTTCATGCAAATAGCTACTACATCATGTACCAAAAAATAGCCCTTGCAATAGCCTTTTCTCCAAGAATTGAGGCGTTGATCTCCGAAACCAAAAGATTGGTAGAGCTCTTTGAGTCAGAATTGATATTAATTCATGTTGGGAAAAAGACAGATGAGTTGGTACAGAAACTAGAAGGATTAGTAGAAAATGCACAGCTACCTAAGGACCGCACCAAAATTATTTGGAAAGAAGGGAAGCCTGGTAAAATGATTTTAGAAGCATGCAGGGATGAAAATGTAGATTTACTAGTAGCAGGAGCCCTAAAAAATGAAAGCTTTCTAACTTATTACCTAGGTTCGGTGGGGAGAAAAATAATCAGAAAAGCCCCTTGCTCTGTACTTACACTTATTGAGCCGAAAGTAGAAACTACTGGCTTTTCACAGGTGGTATTCAATGGAACGCAAACTCCTATCACACCTTTTGTAATACAGCAAGGCATCGATTTTTCAAAAAAAGTAAAGGCGGACCAGGTTTTTATTTTGAATGAGATTAAAATGTATGGGCTTCAAATGGGGACTGCCTCTGAAGATTCGGAGCAGGAGGTTGCTCAAACCAGACGTCAGCTAGTTCAGGATGAAATCAAGTATGTGGAGGATATCCTGAGCAAACTGGATAAAGATGATTTAAAAATTAGTATCAAAGTGACCGGGGGTAGGTGGGCCATCGAGTTGGCACGATTCTGTGAAAAAATTAATGCAGATTTGTTGGTAGTAGGTGATGAACATAAATTAAATTTTTTCGATAGGATTTTCCCACATGATTTGGAAGACTTATTAAGCACTTTGCCTTGTAATCTATTAATTGTAAAAGAATAATCTTCCATGGAAACTTTAAACCATAAGGAGGTTATTAATTTACTCCTCCAGCTTGCCGCCATGTTAATAATGGCCAGAGTATTTGCCGAATTGGCAAGGAAGTTTAAACTTCCTGCAGTAGTCGGTGAAATTTTGGCTGGTATCATTTTAGGACCGACCATATTAGGTACCTTATTCCCAGGAGCTCAGGATTATTTGTTCGGCTCGCATGAAATGTCAAATGTTGCTTTGGATGGCTTTGTCCAAATCTCTGTAGTCCTACTCCTGTTTATTGCGGGATTGGAAGTAGAGCTTCAAGTGGTATGGAACCAAGGGAAAAATGCGCTAAAAATTGCTACGGCCTCCATGGCATTACCCATTATTACAGGGTTTGTGTTAGCCTATGCTTTCCCGGAATTTTTGGGAGTGAATATCAATGATAGAGCGGTAGCCTCTACCTTTTTTGGATTGGCCATTTCCATCACTGCATTGGCAGTTGTCGCAAGGATATTAATGGATTTGGGAATCTTTAAGACCCAGACAGGTTTGCTGATTATAGCTGCTGCCATGATCGTAGACATCCTTGGTTGGATTGTTTTCTCAGTAATATTGTCCTTATCCGAATCGGGTGCAGAAGGATTGGGTGTTTGGCCTACGATTGGGTTAACCCTGATATTTACGCTCTTTATGTTGACTTTAGGAAAGGGGTTAATTAATCGGGTGTTGCCTTGGATCAATAAAAACCTAGCTTGGCCAGGAGGATTACTTTCCTTATCGTTGGCCATTTGTTTTTTGGCAGCTTCTTTTACAGAGTTTATTGGGATTCATGCCATTTTTGGAGCTTTCATCATTGGAGTAGCTTTAGGAGATTCCGAATACTTAACAGAAAAAGCCAAGGAGATCCTTCATCAATTCATTAACAATATTTTTGCACCTATTTTCTTCGTGTCCATTGGATTGAAAGTAAACTTTGTGGAGGCCTTCGATCCTGGCGTAACTGGAGTGGTGGTGATTCTTGGCTTGTTGGCAAAGTATTTTGGAGCCTACTTAGGAGGAAGGTATGCAGGAATAAGCCGAAAAGAATCGATCATTGTTGGCTTTGGGCTTAGTACCAGGGGGAGTATGGATATCATTCTGGGATTGATTGCCCTAGAGACAGGATTGGTCTCTGAATCCTTGTTTATTGGGTTGGTTATTCTTGCCTTGATTTCAAGTATTTTCTCAGGTCCTTTAATCAACTGGGCACAGAAGCTGAAATTTTAAGATCATTTTTCAATGACTCATTTGAAAGATCAATTGGCTTAAGTTAACAATCAGATGTAATTTTGGGTTGTCCTTTTCATTACCCACAATCAAAAGCACATGATCAAAACCGGAAAAACTGGCGTATTGCTAGTGAATTTGGGAACTCCAGATAGCACATCCACAGGTGATGTAAGAAAGTATTTACGCGAATTCCTAATGGATGGACGTGTGATAGATATTCCATTTATACCGAGATGGATGTTAGTCAACTTGATTATAGCTCCTTTTAGAGCCCCAAAATCTGCTGCAGAATACCGTAAGCTATGGACAGATAGAGGCTCACCATTGCTTTTTCATACCGTGGACTTAAAAGAAAAGCTGGTAGAAAAACTAGATTCATCTGAATATGTGGTGTCCATGGGAATGAGATACCAAAGTCCTTCCATTGAATCGGCATTGGAGGAGTTGATGAAAAAGAAAGTGAAGAAGATTATTGTCGTGCCATTGTTTCCACAATATGCCTCTGCCACCAATGGTTCGGTTATAGATCGAGTAATGGAAATAGCCCGTGGTTGGCAGATCATTCCAGAGATTACCTTTGTTAGCAATTTTATAGATCATCCTCTTTTCCTTAAAGCTTGGAAAGAATTAGGGCAAGAAATGATGGAGAAGAAAAAATATGATCGCTTTTTATTTTCTTATCATGGCCTTCCTGAACGACAAATTAAAAAAGGTTCAGTAGACAACTATTGCCAATTAGGCGCTTGCTGTAATAAATATTCCTCTTCAAATCAGTTTTGTTATAGAGCCCAGTGTTTCCAGACCACTCGGATGATTGCGGCCGAACTTGGTCTGCCCGAGGATAAAGTAGATACCTGTTTTCAATCTCGATTAGGAAAAGACCCTTGGGTTCAGCCCTATACGGAGGATATGATCAAGAAATTGTCCTCGGAAGGGGTAAAGAACGTTTTGGTGTTTTCTCCAGCATTTGTTGCTGACTGCTTAGAGACTACAGTCGAGGTAGGACAAGAATATAAAGAGCAGTTTGAAGAGCAAGGTGGAGACCATTGGGATTTAGTCCCAAGTTTGAACTCTGAGGATACCTGGGTGGATTGTTTGGTAGATTTAGTCCACTCTAAGTCTTGAATGAAATCTATTTTCCCATCACAATTATAAATTAGGTCAGGTTTCGGTTCTTTGATGGAGAATATTGATCTTTCATTCATAAATCACCTTTGCATCAATTGTCAAAGTCAAACTCATCGGAATTTTTATTAATCTCAGGGATTCTATTGGTATCCATTAATCTGAGGACCTCTATCGCTTCAGTGGGCCCATTGATTCCGTTTATACGGGATGACCTGGGTTTGTCGAATGGGTTGGCGGGTTTCCTCACCACACTGCCTTTGTTGACCTTTGCCACCTTTTCCCTTTTTGCCCCTGCGATTGGAAGAAAAATGGGTATGGGGAGGGCGGTTTTTTTGGGTATTCTATTATTGACTATTGGGGTCATTCTCCGGGTTTTGGGAGGAATTGAACTTTTATTGGTAGGCACTGCCCTGACAGGAGTTGGAATCGTAATTGCCAATGTTTTGGTGATTCCTTTGATAAAGGTCCGATTACCACATAAAATAGGTTTGATGACTGCCTTATTGGCTACTATGATGTCACTTTTTGCGGCTATTGCAGCAGGCTTTTCAGTCCCAATCGCAGAAGATTTAGGTTTTGGATGGAGAGGATCTTTGGCATCTTGGGCCTTCTTTATGGTTCTTGCTCTAATTGTCTGGATTCCACAATTGAAAAGGCCAAAAGCGGGCATGCATATAGGTGGGGAGAAAGCAAAAAACGTCTGGAAATCCAAATTAGCTTGGCAAGTCACGCTATTTATGGGTTGCCAATCTGTAATGTATTTTACTTTGACAGCTTGGCTTCCGGATATGTTGGTGTCTAGAGGATGGTCTCCCGTAGAGGCAGGTGCTGTATCTTCCATTATGCAACTGGTATCCTTGATAGGTTCCTATTTTGCACCATCTATTTTGATCAAGTTGAAGCAGCAGTCAGGAGTAATATTAATTGTTGGGATAGGCTATATCATTGGATTTTTAGGCTTATTTATTGAATCGGAATGGGTTACTTATTCCTCTTTGACCCTAATAGGATTGGGAATGGGGGCTAGTTTAAGTATCGCCTACACGTTGATCTCACTGAGAACGGCAGAAGATCAGACGACAGCCAAGCTCTCTGCGATGGTTCAGTCCTCTGGATACTACTTAGCAGCATTGGGACCTATGCTTTTTGGTGTTTCCTTAGATCTTTTTGGGTCATGGAATATTTTAATCTGGTTCTTGATTCTATTCTCTGTTCTTTTTACTGGCTTTGGAATGGCTGCAGGACGAGATATGAAGATCTAATAGGATTATTTCCGCTGGCATTATGTAATTTTGCGCGAGTTTCCCAAATGATATTACCATGCAAGAATTAATGCAATCCCTAGGCGTTTCAGAAAACTTATTTAACTATCTGATTATGCCCCTATTAATCTTTATTGCACGTGTAGGAGATGTTTCAATTAATACGTTGCGTATCATGTTTATGATGAATGGGAAGAAGAACATTGCTCCCATTTTGGGATTTTTTGAGGCTTTGATCTGGTTGCTTGCCATAGGCCAGATATTTCAAAATATATCCAACCCCATGTCTTATATCGCTTATGCTGCTGGTTTTGGTACTGGAACTTACGTTGGGATGTATTTTGAAGAGAAACTCGCTCTCGGGAGGGTTTTGGTACGGATTATAACTCCAAACCCCAACCCTCAATTGATGGAATATATGAAAGAGGAGAATTTCCGCTTTACCAATGTAGGGGCCGAAGGGAGGTATGGTAAAGTTCAATTGACTTTTACTGTTATGAAAAGGGATGCACTGGCAAAATTTATAGATAAGGTAAGGAGCTTAGATGAAAAGGCGTTTTATACCATTGAAAGTGTGAAACGAATTTCTGAAGACGACCTGAATGTCATGGATGATAAGCCCAGGTTCAATATGAGCTTTTTCAGCAAAGCCAGGACCTAATGGCCAATACCTGGTTTCAATTTCAGCAGTTTCGGGTTCATCAGGACCAATGTGCTATGAAGATTAGTACTGATGCAGTACTCTTGGGTGGATTGGCTTCTATTGAAAATCCCCAAAAAATACTGGATATAGGTACGGGGACAGGAGTGATCTCTTTGATGCTGGCCCAGCGTTATCCCATTGCTCAAGTAATCGGTATTGAACTCGACAATGTGGCTGCAAATCAAGCAGGTGAAAATTTTAATTCCAGCCCTTTTTCATCTAGGATGAAGATTTGGGAAGGAAGATTTCAAGAGTTTAATTCTGAAGAGAAATTTGACCTGATCGTCAGTAATCCTCCCTATTTTCCAGATCATTTAAAGTCTCAAAACTCCAAAAGAAATCAGGCTTTGCATACGGACACCCTTTCTTTTAGGGAGCTTGTTTGCAATTCAGCTAGCTTGCTTAGTAAGGAAGGTTGTTTTTGGGTGATTTTACCTCCCAGACAAATGCAAGATCTGAGGGAGGTTTCTAAAGAGTTTGGACTAAGCCAATGGCAATCTTTCACGGTACAAGATAAACCAGGAAAGAGAGTAATTAGAGAAATGGTGTGTTTTGGGTTGGAAGAAAAGGAGTTCCAATCCCAAGAAATTTTCATAAAAAATGAGGATGGGACAGCTCATCCTAGCTATCAAAAGATTGTTTCAGGCTTTTTGTTAGAATTTCCTTGAAAAAATAAGGAGAATCTAGAGGTTTCCTTGGATATTGAGATCAATTTTGGCCAAAAATTCAATTTTTAGCTTTAATTAAACCATTTTTCTACCCTGATATTTTCAATAGGACGTATTTTTTTTAAAGAATCTTCAATATTTGACCCTATTTGTTGTGAATGGTAGTTTTTGAGGGGTAAGTGATCTTGTTTGTGAATACTAATTCTATATTTTTGGGTGATATTTAATTACTACTACAATCATATGCGAAAACTTCTATCTCTGAGCATGTTATTTATGCTTCTTTTGGGATGGGCTTGTACTGAAGAGGAACCTGAAACCACGGTGTTAGTCACTGAAGATGTGCTATACACCAGTGCAGAAAATGTCAGACTTCTCGGTCGCTTAATTACAAACCAAACAATCAACGCGGTCGATCATGGTTTTTATCTCGCCGAAGATGAAAATTTTTCATCCCCAATAATTATTTCACTAGGTACAAAAGAAGGTCCCGGTAGATTTATAGGGGAAACTACTGGATTGACAAATTCAAAAACCTATTATGCAAAATCCTTTATGGATTTGGGAGGAGAGATTCAATTTGGAAATGTGATTACCCTAAACACATTAAGTCCAATAATTGAGACCTTCTCGCCAGCATTTGGATTGGTTGGGGAGAGCATGACTATTACAGGTCAAAATTTTACAGAAGATACAGAAGTGTTCTTTGGTGATTCAAAAGCGGTAATCACATCTATAGAATTCGA
This genomic stretch from Algoriphagus halophilus harbors:
- a CDS encoding cation:proton antiporter; this encodes METLNHKEVINLLLQLAAMLIMARVFAELARKFKLPAVVGEILAGIILGPTILGTLFPGAQDYLFGSHEMSNVALDGFVQISVVLLLFIAGLEVELQVVWNQGKNALKIATASMALPIITGFVLAYAFPEFLGVNINDRAVASTFFGLAISITALAVVARILMDLGIFKTQTGLLIIAAAMIVDILGWIVFSVILSLSESGAEGLGVWPTIGLTLIFTLFMLTLGKGLINRVLPWINKNLAWPGGLLSLSLAICFLAASFTEFIGIHAIFGAFIIGVALGDSEYLTEKAKEILHQFINNIFAPIFFVSIGLKVNFVEAFDPGVTGVVVILGLLAKYFGAYLGGRYAGISRKESIIVGFGLSTRGSMDIILGLIALETGLVSESLFIGLVILALISSIFSGPLINWAQKLKF
- a CDS encoding DUF2179 domain-containing protein; its protein translation is MQELMQSLGVSENLFNYLIMPLLIFIARVGDVSINTLRIMFMMNGKKNIAPILGFFEALIWLLAIGQIFQNISNPMSYIAYAAGFGTGTYVGMYFEEKLALGRVLVRIITPNPNPQLMEYMKEENFRFTNVGAEGRYGKVQLTFTVMKRDALAKFIDKVRSLDEKAFYTIESVKRISEDDLNVMDDKPRFNMSFFSKART
- a CDS encoding M14 family metallopeptidase produces the protein MKTTKLIVGLAFSALSLTTIDANAQEKFFQAVGTPYMPKVEIAFNRYYTYEGLVDNMKKIAAAHPDIAKIESIGKSYEGRDMMTLTITDFSTGPDTDKPGMWIDGNIHSNEIQGGEFALYAAWYLTEMHADNEFIQQLLKDKTFYITPTINPDARNDFFNQPNTANSPRSGMMVLDNDGDGLKGEDGMDDLDGDGHITMMIRKSPTGRYIKDPQDPRKLIMVGADKVGEYEILGQEGTDGDGDGRVNDDGVGYYDPNRDWGWNWQPDYIQRGALRYPFSLPENRNIMEFVMKHPNIAGAQSFHNSGGMILRGPGAEEDVSTYNRDDIRIYDAIASKGEEMIPGYRYLTVYKDLYSVFGGELDWFYGTRGVFTYSNELMTSYLYFHKEGSGRGNQDEMFEVDQLLTMGDAFVMWHEYEHPQFGTVEIGGFKKTFGRAHPGFLLEQDAHRNAAFTIYHAYHTPKLSIMDVKEEDLGGGLKSITATIFNERLMPTHASQDLKYKIERPDYVSISGAKVVAGFVVEDEDFKKFSEQKRNPEKIEVANIPGMTAVKVKWIVSSGSNYSITVDSAKGGKVSWKK
- a CDS encoding CynX/NimT family MFS transporter, coding for MSKSNSSEFLLISGILLVSINLRTSIASVGPLIPFIRDDLGLSNGLAGFLTTLPLLTFATFSLFAPAIGRKMGMGRAVFLGILLLTIGVILRVLGGIELLLVGTALTGVGIVIANVLVIPLIKVRLPHKIGLMTALLATMMSLFAAIAAGFSVPIAEDLGFGWRGSLASWAFFMVLALIVWIPQLKRPKAGMHIGGEKAKNVWKSKLAWQVTLFMGCQSVMYFTLTAWLPDMLVSRGWSPVEAGAVSSIMQLVSLIGSYFAPSILIKLKQQSGVILIVGIGYIIGFLGLFIESEWVTYSSLTLIGLGMGASLSIAYTLISLRTAEDQTTAKLSAMVQSSGYYLAALGPMLFGVSLDLFGSWNILIWFLILFSVLFTGFGMAAGRDMKI
- the hemH gene encoding ferrochelatase, which codes for MIKTGKTGVLLVNLGTPDSTSTGDVRKYLREFLMDGRVIDIPFIPRWMLVNLIIAPFRAPKSAAEYRKLWTDRGSPLLFHTVDLKEKLVEKLDSSEYVVSMGMRYQSPSIESALEELMKKKVKKIIVVPLFPQYASATNGSVIDRVMEIARGWQIIPEITFVSNFIDHPLFLKAWKELGQEMMEKKKYDRFLFSYHGLPERQIKKGSVDNYCQLGACCNKYSSSNQFCYRAQCFQTTRMIAAELGLPEDKVDTCFQSRLGKDPWVQPYTEDMIKKLSSEGVKNVLVFSPAFVADCLETTVEVGQEYKEQFEEQGGDHWDLVPSLNSEDTWVDCLVDLVHSKS
- a CDS encoding DUF4252 domain-containing protein; amino-acid sequence: MKRIILTLMLIGTVMAVQAQSKSVKALYEKYKGDDDFFHLELGGNFMNFAEGFKIDMDKNDMATVAKSVEKLNFFTLPDNIDQDRAEFKALQKGLERERYELLMEAAEGKGGVLVYSKGNKTISDLVVLVGGDEGDLMVVELKGEFDSETVARATSKGIH
- a CDS encoding M14 family metallopeptidase, which encodes MRKLLLTGLLLGSLGWSMHGFAQSDYPTLSQVNQRLQQISSNASAELTSLTKTEGGKDIWALKIGTGQVDEKPAIAVVGGVEGYHVLSVELALQFAEKLVSENAAALENTTFYIFPNMSPDAYEQYHAALKYERRGNAVTVDHDRDGVPADNGYTDLDGNGMITWMRVEDPMGDYVISSEDERVMEKANHAKGEAGKYLVFKESVDEDKDGKYAEDLEEGIAFNKSLTYKFPVFEPLAGDIPVAQKESRALLDYLFDQWNIFAFVTFSPANNLSSPLKYNAGEARKRIVTSILEKDQAINSMVSSIYNETISSKPFQQTNQGTDGDFFQWAYFHFGRLSFGTPGYWTPEFKGKTNAEANYLAWADSLGWEGVYTPWKEINHPDFPGKKVEVGGINPFVMVNPPFEKVGEIADEHTDFILKLAEMQPKLEMHNLKIEGLGNGLTRITVDLFNNSPIPTHSQMGERSRWLRKVRVDMNLPADRIISGNKIELIDVIGAYEKVELSWIVKGKGEIPVKAGASHVGFVNATFKL
- a CDS encoding universal stress protein, which encodes MYQKIALAIAFSPRIEALISETKRLVELFESELILIHVGKKTDELVQKLEGLVENAQLPKDRTKIIWKEGKPGKMILEACRDENVDLLVAGALKNESFLTYYLGSVGRKIIRKAPCSVLTLIEPKVETTGFSQVVFNGTQTPITPFVIQQGIDFSKKVKADQVFILNEIKMYGLQMGTASEDSEQEVAQTRRQLVQDEIKYVEDILSKLDKDDLKISIKVTGGRWAIELARFCEKINADLLVVGDEHKLNFFDRIFPHDLEDLLSTLPCNLLIVKE
- a CDS encoding DUF4252 domain-containing protein, whose amino-acid sequence is MKKILIIPILLLSLVFKAQAQDDAIQKFFSNYMEDDRFSRVYISPKMMQMAGGFLKSNSENDQDAEDLGTLIQKVKGIRILSSEEVNGQALYNEAMSTLTNNKYEELMDVQDKGSSLKFMVREEGGLVRELLMLSGDKGGQFTLLSMLGAFTYEDLNLLAEKTDIPGMDSYNKGSKENN